A part of Paenarthrobacter sp. A20 genomic DNA contains:
- the xerD gene encoding site-specific tyrosine recombinase XerD encodes MAEAATRTPTGIDRAVTDYLQHVGVERGLAANTLAAYRRDLARYSNFLATQGVERPGNITRHHVTAFVQALSDGSDGAAVLGVRSAARTVVAVRGLHKFWALEGTTTADPASDVHPPMPGKRLPKAISVGEVTRILEAAGADTPTGLRDRALLEFLYSTGARISEAVGLDVDDVSLEDAGGDPAIVRLFGKGSKERLVPLGSYGARAVGAYVVRGRPLLASKGKGTPALFLNARGGRISRQSAWTILKVAAEKANITKDVSPHTLRHSFATHLLEGGADVRVVQELLGHASVTTTQVYTLVTADTLREVYAAAHPRALG; translated from the coding sequence ATGGCCGAAGCCGCCACGCGAACTCCTACCGGCATTGATCGCGCAGTAACGGACTACCTTCAGCATGTAGGTGTAGAGCGCGGCCTGGCCGCGAATACCCTGGCTGCGTACCGCCGTGACCTGGCCAGGTACTCGAATTTCCTGGCGACACAGGGAGTGGAACGGCCCGGCAATATTACCCGGCATCACGTGACCGCTTTCGTTCAGGCACTGTCAGACGGCAGCGACGGTGCCGCTGTGCTGGGTGTGCGCTCTGCGGCGCGAACAGTTGTGGCCGTCCGCGGACTTCACAAGTTCTGGGCGCTGGAAGGAACCACGACGGCGGACCCCGCCAGCGATGTCCACCCGCCCATGCCCGGCAAGCGGCTTCCAAAAGCCATCAGCGTTGGCGAGGTCACGCGCATCCTGGAGGCGGCGGGCGCGGATACGCCTACCGGGCTCAGGGACCGCGCACTCCTTGAATTCCTGTACTCCACCGGAGCCCGCATCAGCGAGGCCGTCGGTTTGGACGTGGACGACGTTTCCCTCGAAGACGCCGGTGGCGATCCCGCCATCGTGCGGTTGTTCGGTAAGGGTTCCAAGGAGAGGCTGGTGCCCCTTGGCTCTTACGGAGCCCGCGCCGTCGGGGCCTATGTTGTCCGTGGCAGGCCGCTGCTGGCGTCCAAGGGCAAAGGCACGCCGGCGCTGTTCCTCAACGCCCGGGGTGGCCGGATCAGCAGGCAGAGCGCCTGGACCATCCTCAAGGTGGCGGCCGAAAAGGCCAACATCACCAAGGACGTCTCGCCGCACACCCTGAGGCACTCTTTCGCGACACACCTGCTTGAGGGTGGTGCGGATGTCAGGGTGGTGCAGGAGTTACTGGGTCACGCCTCGGTGACCACCACGCAGGTTTATACGTTGGTCACCGCGGATACGCTGCGCGAGGTTTATGCAGCGGCGCACCCCAGAGCGCTCGGCTAA
- a CDS encoding 8-oxo-dGTP diphosphatase, which translates to MTAAHVTLCFLLRDGADGEHVLLGTKKTGFGRGKIVGVGGHVELGETASQAACREVMEEINVVVRAPDLIPAGSVDFVFPARPDWNMATTVFLTRSWEGDPSESDEIAPEWFPVARLPVERMWADAEHWLPAMISGQRIAVRVALAEDNESVADVSTVEWVDQEP; encoded by the coding sequence ATGACTGCAGCCCATGTGACCTTGTGCTTCCTCCTCCGCGACGGCGCGGACGGCGAACATGTTCTGCTGGGGACCAAGAAGACTGGTTTTGGCCGGGGCAAAATTGTGGGTGTCGGCGGACACGTGGAGTTGGGGGAGACCGCCTCGCAGGCGGCGTGCCGGGAGGTCATGGAGGAGATCAATGTAGTGGTCCGTGCCCCGGATCTGATTCCGGCGGGCAGTGTCGACTTTGTGTTTCCGGCCAGGCCGGATTGGAACATGGCCACAACGGTGTTCCTCACTCGATCATGGGAGGGAGATCCGTCCGAAAGCGACGAGATCGCCCCTGAGTGGTTCCCCGTTGCCCGGCTTCCGGTGGAACGCATGTGGGCCGATGCCGAGCATTGGCTGCCGGCCATGATCTCGGGTCAGCGGATCGCCGTGCGTGTTGCGTTGGCCGAGGACAACGAGAGTGTGGCCGACGTGAGCACCGTTGAGTGGGTGGACCAGGAGCCTTAA
- a CDS encoding CTP synthase — translation MISSNSVVQRSNSRVNSRFPGSSKTTKHIFVTGGVASSLGKGLTASSLGHLLRARGLSVTMQKLDPYLNVDPGTMNPFQHGEVFVTDDGAETDLDIGHYERFLDENLEGSANVTTGQIYSTVIAKERRGEYLGDTVQVIPHITDEIKRRMRLPAEGKNAPDVIITEIGGTVGDIESQPFLESARQVRQDVGRNNVFFLHVSLVPYIGPSQELKTKPTQHSVAALRSIGIQPEAIVIRSDREVPDAMREKIGRMCDVDIDAVVNAADAPSIYDIPKTLHSQGLDSYIVRALDLPFKDVDWSKWDKLLEAVHNPKHEVEVALVGKYIDLPDAYLSVTEALRAGGFANEAKVKIRWVPSDECETLAGATKALAGVDAICVPGGFGIRGLEGKLGALKFARETKLPVLGLCLGLQCMVIEYARNVVGLEGASSSEFEPDSKYPVIATMEEQLDIVDGKGDLGGTMRLGLYEAKLDEGSVIAETYGTTTVSERHRHRYEVNNKYREQIAAKGLVFSGTSPDGKLVEYVELPREVHPFYVATQAHPELSSRPTRPHPLFAGLVKAALERREGVAVDTKSDARAVAAK, via the coding sequence ATGATAAGCTCGAATTCCGTGGTGCAGCGATCAAATTCCCGTGTAAATTCCCGGTTCCCGGGCTCGTCCAAGACGACCAAACACATCTTCGTCACCGGTGGTGTGGCGTCCTCGCTCGGTAAGGGTCTGACGGCTTCAAGCCTCGGCCACCTGCTGCGGGCACGCGGTTTGTCTGTAACTATGCAGAAGCTCGATCCCTACCTGAACGTGGATCCGGGCACGATGAACCCCTTCCAGCACGGCGAAGTATTCGTGACGGATGACGGCGCCGAAACCGACCTCGACATCGGACATTACGAGCGCTTCCTCGATGAAAACCTTGAAGGTTCGGCCAACGTCACGACGGGCCAGATCTACTCCACCGTTATCGCCAAGGAACGTCGCGGCGAATACCTCGGAGACACCGTCCAGGTCATTCCGCACATCACCGATGAAATCAAGCGCCGCATGCGCCTGCCTGCCGAGGGCAAGAACGCTCCGGACGTCATCATCACCGAAATCGGCGGCACGGTGGGCGACATCGAGTCGCAGCCGTTCCTGGAGTCGGCCCGCCAGGTCCGCCAGGATGTTGGCCGCAACAACGTCTTCTTCCTGCACGTCTCGCTGGTCCCGTACATCGGTCCTTCCCAGGAACTGAAGACCAAGCCGACGCAGCACTCCGTGGCAGCGCTCCGCTCCATTGGTATCCAGCCTGAAGCGATCGTGATCCGCTCCGACCGCGAAGTGCCGGACGCCATGCGTGAGAAGATCGGCCGCATGTGCGACGTCGACATCGATGCCGTGGTTAACGCCGCCGACGCACCCAGCATTTACGACATCCCCAAGACCCTTCACTCACAGGGCCTGGATTCCTACATCGTCCGTGCGTTGGACCTGCCGTTCAAGGACGTTGACTGGAGCAAGTGGGACAAGCTGCTTGAAGCCGTCCACAACCCCAAGCATGAGGTTGAGGTTGCACTGGTGGGCAAGTACATCGACCTTCCGGACGCTTACCTCTCGGTCACAGAGGCACTGCGCGCCGGCGGTTTCGCCAACGAAGCCAAGGTCAAGATCCGCTGGGTCCCCTCGGACGAGTGCGAAACCCTCGCAGGTGCGACCAAGGCCCTCGCCGGTGTAGACGCAATTTGCGTGCCCGGTGGCTTCGGCATCCGTGGCCTTGAGGGAAAGCTCGGCGCGTTGAAGTTCGCCCGTGAAACCAAGCTCCCGGTCCTGGGCCTGTGCCTTGGCCTGCAGTGCATGGTGATCGAGTACGCCCGCAACGTCGTTGGCCTCGAAGGTGCTTCCTCCAGCGAGTTCGAGCCCGATTCCAAGTACCCGGTCATTGCCACCATGGAAGAGCAGCTGGACATCGTGGACGGCAAGGGCGACCTCGGCGGCACCATGCGCCTGGGCCTGTATGAAGCCAAGCTGGACGAGGGCTCGGTCATTGCCGAGACCTACGGCACCACCACGGTCAGCGAACGCCACCGCCACCGCTACGAGGTCAACAACAAGTACCGCGAGCAGATCGCTGCCAAGGGCCTGGTGTTCTCCGGTACCTCTCCCGATGGCAAGCTGGTGGAGTACGTTGAGCTTCCCCGCGAAGTCCACCCGTTCTACGTGGCAACACAGGCGCACCCGGAGCTCAGCTCCCGCCCGACGCGTCCGCACCCGCTGTTCGCAGGCCTGGTCAAGGCTGCCCTGGAGCGTCGTGAAGGCGTAGCCGTGGACACCAAGTCCGATGCCCGCGCGGTAGCTGCCAAGTAA
- a CDS encoding bifunctional 2-methylcitrate synthase/citrate synthase, whose protein sequence is MAAVDIKKGLAGVVVDYTAVSKVNPDTNSLLYRGYPVQELAAKCSFEEVAYLLWNGELPDEAQLAEFTARERAGRALDPVVKSVVDTLPTTAHPMDVCRTAASVLGARHELAEDSSPEANMKKAIDLWAAMPAVVAYDQRRRRGQDAIEPRQDLDYSANFLWMTFGEEQVPEVVEAFNVSMILYAEHSFNASTFTARVVTSTLSDLHSAVTAAIGALKGPLHGGANEAVMHTFDEIGIRSEESLEEAATRARAWMEDALAQKKKVMGFGHRVYKHGDSRVPTMKAALDKMIAHYGRPELLGLYNGLEQAMDEAKAIKPNLDYPAGPTYHLMGFDTQTFTPLFVASRITGWTAHIMEQVAANSLIRPLSEYNGPEERHVP, encoded by the coding sequence ATGGCAGCTGTTGACATCAAAAAAGGCCTTGCCGGCGTCGTGGTGGATTACACCGCCGTCTCGAAGGTCAACCCGGACACCAACTCGCTGCTGTATCGCGGGTACCCGGTCCAGGAATTGGCCGCCAAATGCAGCTTCGAAGAGGTTGCCTACCTGCTGTGGAACGGCGAACTGCCTGACGAAGCCCAGCTGGCAGAATTCACTGCCCGGGAGCGTGCAGGCCGCGCCCTGGACCCCGTGGTCAAGTCGGTGGTGGATACGTTGCCCACTACGGCGCACCCCATGGACGTCTGCCGCACTGCCGCATCGGTGCTCGGTGCCCGGCACGAACTGGCCGAGGATTCCTCCCCCGAGGCAAACATGAAGAAGGCCATCGACCTCTGGGCGGCCATGCCTGCTGTCGTGGCCTATGACCAGCGCCGCCGCCGCGGCCAGGACGCGATCGAACCGCGTCAGGACCTGGACTACTCGGCGAACTTCCTGTGGATGACGTTCGGCGAAGAGCAGGTTCCCGAAGTGGTTGAGGCGTTCAACGTCTCAATGATCCTGTACGCCGAGCACTCCTTCAACGCCTCCACCTTCACCGCCCGCGTGGTCACGTCCACATTGTCAGACCTGCACTCAGCGGTCACCGCAGCAATCGGCGCCCTCAAGGGTCCGCTGCATGGCGGTGCCAACGAGGCCGTGATGCACACGTTCGATGAGATCGGTATCCGCAGCGAAGAATCCCTCGAGGAAGCGGCCACACGGGCCCGTGCTTGGATGGAGGACGCCCTGGCGCAGAAGAAGAAGGTCATGGGCTTCGGACACCGCGTCTACAAGCACGGTGATTCCCGCGTTCCCACTATGAAGGCCGCACTGGACAAGATGATCGCCCACTACGGCCGGCCTGAGCTCCTGGGGCTCTACAACGGCTTGGAGCAGGCCATGGACGAGGCAAAGGCCATCAAGCCCAACCTCGACTACCCGGCCGGCCCCACGTACCACCTCATGGGCTTCGACACCCAGACTTTCACGCCCCTGTTCGTCGCCAGCCGCATCACGGGATGGACCGCACACATCATGGAGCAGGTAGCCGCCAACTCGCTGATACGTCCTTTGAGCGAATACAACGGCCCGGAAGAGCGGCACGTGCCGTAA
- a CDS encoding NAD kinase, which translates to MSRRVLVLAHTGREESLRAAWDACTQLHSSGLVPVLQKSELADIERFFGALDTPIEILNDHVNLEDVELVMVLGGDGTILRAAELVREVDVPLLGVNLGHVGFLAESERADLAQTVEWIASRQYTVEERMTIDVQVWVKGQKIWHTWALNEAAIEKANRERMLEVVTEVDERPLTSFGCDGVVLATPTGSTAYAFSSGGPVVWPEVEALVIVPISAHALFAKPLVVSPRSKLAVEIMSRTDALGVLWCDGRRSVDLPPGARVEVTRSATPVRLARTHKTPFSARLVRKFELPIHGWRGPAPRSGEVHTGPIPVIRTLSPAPLPSPRDVDGPRDGDLPDSTNAK; encoded by the coding sequence ATGAGCAGGCGTGTACTTGTCCTTGCCCACACAGGGCGGGAGGAATCGCTCCGTGCAGCGTGGGATGCCTGTACGCAACTGCATTCGTCAGGCTTGGTGCCCGTGCTGCAAAAGTCCGAGCTCGCCGATATTGAGCGGTTTTTCGGTGCGTTGGATACGCCTATTGAGATTCTCAACGACCACGTCAACCTGGAGGACGTGGAGTTGGTCATGGTCCTGGGCGGCGACGGAACCATCCTGCGGGCCGCAGAGTTGGTCCGAGAAGTGGACGTCCCGCTGCTGGGTGTGAACCTGGGTCACGTTGGCTTCCTGGCCGAGAGTGAACGCGCCGACCTCGCCCAGACCGTCGAGTGGATTGCCAGCCGTCAGTACACGGTGGAAGAGCGCATGACCATCGACGTCCAGGTCTGGGTCAAGGGCCAGAAGATTTGGCACACGTGGGCGCTGAACGAGGCAGCCATTGAGAAGGCCAACCGCGAACGCATGTTGGAAGTCGTCACGGAAGTGGATGAACGTCCGTTGACGTCCTTCGGATGTGATGGCGTTGTCCTGGCAACCCCCACGGGTTCCACTGCCTATGCCTTTTCGTCCGGCGGGCCAGTGGTATGGCCTGAGGTGGAAGCCTTGGTCATCGTTCCCATCAGTGCCCATGCGCTGTTCGCCAAGCCCTTGGTGGTGTCGCCGAGGTCGAAGCTGGCCGTGGAAATCATGAGCAGGACCGACGCCTTGGGCGTCCTCTGGTGCGATGGGCGGCGTTCCGTGGATCTCCCTCCGGGTGCCCGCGTTGAAGTCACGCGCTCCGCGACTCCGGTGCGGCTCGCGCGCACACACAAGACGCCGTTCTCAGCCCGGCTTGTCCGCAAGTTCGAGCTGCCCATCCACGGCTGGCGTGGCCCGGCTCCCCGGAGCGGCGAAGTCCACACCGGTCCCATCCCCGTCATCCGTACCCTTTCACCGGCTCCGTTGCCCAGTCCGCGGGATGTAGATGGTCCCCGGGACGGTGACCTTCCCGACTCCACGAATGCGAAGTGA
- a CDS encoding HAD-IIA family hydrolase has product MADSLISSFDAVLSDLDGVVYAGPHAIPGAVESLRRLETVGVGLGYVTNNASRTPAQVAAHLRELGAPAEDHQVVSSSQAAGELLASMLPAGAHVLITGSAALAHEIELVGLKPVHSAAESPVAVVQGFNPEIGWKDLAEASYVVAGGAMWFATNTDMSIPQARGMAPGNGTLVAAVAAATGKTPLVAGKPEAPLFHAAAKRLNSTRPLVVGDRLDTDILGGNRAGFATAAVLTGVDTTRTILAARTDERPDYLLADLGGLYAPYPEVVSDGGTFRCGAASAVAGDGTVTVTGDEDDLDAWRAACAAWWAAVPTTAVAQAPQLDWQTQ; this is encoded by the coding sequence ATGGCTGATTCACTGATCTCATCCTTTGATGCTGTCCTTTCAGACCTGGATGGTGTGGTTTATGCAGGACCGCATGCCATCCCGGGGGCCGTGGAGTCATTGCGGCGTCTCGAAACCGTGGGCGTTGGCCTGGGTTATGTGACTAACAATGCCTCCCGGACACCGGCCCAGGTCGCGGCGCACCTGCGTGAGTTGGGTGCGCCGGCGGAGGACCATCAGGTGGTCAGTTCCTCCCAGGCAGCAGGGGAGCTTCTGGCTTCCATGCTGCCTGCGGGGGCGCATGTGCTCATCACGGGCAGCGCGGCCTTGGCCCATGAGATCGAATTGGTTGGCCTTAAGCCGGTTCACAGTGCTGCCGAGTCCCCTGTGGCCGTAGTCCAGGGCTTCAATCCGGAAATTGGTTGGAAGGATCTCGCGGAGGCATCGTATGTGGTGGCCGGGGGAGCCATGTGGTTTGCCACCAACACGGACATGTCCATTCCGCAGGCCCGCGGTATGGCGCCGGGGAATGGCACGCTGGTGGCCGCGGTGGCAGCGGCCACGGGAAAGACCCCCTTGGTGGCAGGTAAGCCGGAGGCTCCGCTGTTCCATGCCGCCGCAAAGCGGCTCAACTCCACCCGGCCCCTGGTGGTCGGAGACCGCCTCGACACCGACATCCTGGGCGGTAACCGCGCTGGATTTGCGACGGCGGCCGTCCTCACCGGCGTGGACACCACCCGCACCATTCTGGCGGCGCGGACCGACGAACGTCCCGACTATCTCCTCGCGGACCTTGGGGGCCTTTACGCGCCATACCCCGAGGTCGTCAGCGACGGCGGAACGTTCCGTTGCGGTGCGGCCTCAGCGGTTGCCGGGGATGGCACAGTCACGGTAACCGGTGACGAGGACGACCTTGACGCTTGGCGCGCGGCCTGCGCAGCCTGGTGGGCGGCAGTTCCCACCACGGCCGTAGCTCAGGCGCCGCAGCTGGACTGGCAAACTCAGTAG
- the recN gene encoding DNA repair protein RecN, which produces MLEELRIRDLGVITDAALPLGPGLSVVTGETGAGKTMVVTAVGLLLGARSDAGAVRSGAKSASAEAVLKLDPAHSAVERAKEAGGEAEEFDGVAELLLARTVGADGRSRAYVGGRAAPVGVLAELGESLVVVHGQSDQIRLKSATAQRHALDRFAGAPLAKVLGEYQELYNHWKAIQAELETLRSEARERLREAESLDAALKEIDEVDPQPGEDDTLKAEAVKLANVEELRLAAAAAHESLIAEEFGDAGDATSMVDAAKRTLEHVADHDEELRSAAARLAEVGFLLNDIAAELSSYQAALDTEGPERLSEIEERRAALAKLIRKYAPSIDEVLEWAATARTRLDELQDDSSRIESLDAEVASAEATLRKQASAISKARLKAAKDLSARVSAELKALAMADATLVIEVDGSGALGPWGSDEIAFLLQPHSGAPARPLGKGASGGELSRVMLAIEVVLAAVDPVPTFVFDEVDAGVGGRAAVEIGRRLAMLARHVQVLVVTHLPQVAAFADQHIRVTKTSVRGADGKTTTGFTSSDVQLLSDDERVKELARMLAGQEDSESAQAHAQELLDDAKLLPQRA; this is translated from the coding sequence ATGCTTGAAGAACTCCGAATCCGTGACCTTGGCGTCATAACCGACGCCGCCCTGCCGCTGGGGCCTGGCCTGAGCGTCGTGACCGGCGAAACCGGCGCGGGCAAGACCATGGTGGTGACCGCCGTCGGGCTTCTTCTGGGTGCCCGATCGGATGCCGGCGCCGTCCGTAGCGGCGCCAAGTCCGCATCCGCCGAAGCTGTGCTGAAGCTGGACCCCGCGCACAGCGCTGTGGAGCGTGCCAAGGAGGCCGGCGGCGAAGCGGAAGAGTTCGACGGCGTGGCTGAGCTCCTGCTGGCCCGCACCGTGGGTGCCGATGGTCGCAGCCGGGCATACGTTGGCGGGCGCGCGGCACCTGTGGGCGTGTTGGCCGAACTGGGGGAGAGCCTGGTGGTGGTCCATGGCCAGTCGGACCAGATCCGTCTCAAGAGCGCCACTGCGCAGCGGCATGCCCTGGACAGGTTTGCCGGGGCACCACTGGCGAAGGTGCTGGGGGAGTACCAAGAACTCTATAACCACTGGAAAGCCATCCAGGCAGAACTTGAAACGCTCCGCAGCGAAGCCCGCGAACGCCTGCGGGAAGCTGAGTCTTTGGACGCGGCCCTGAAGGAAATTGACGAAGTGGATCCTCAGCCTGGTGAGGACGACACGCTGAAGGCCGAGGCAGTGAAGCTGGCCAACGTGGAAGAACTCCGGTTGGCGGCAGCGGCCGCCCATGAGTCCCTCATCGCCGAGGAATTCGGGGATGCAGGGGATGCAACGTCCATGGTGGATGCGGCGAAACGGACTCTGGAACACGTAGCCGACCACGACGAAGAACTGCGATCCGCTGCTGCCCGGCTTGCCGAGGTGGGATTCCTGCTCAACGACATCGCGGCCGAGCTCTCAAGCTACCAAGCCGCCTTGGACACCGAAGGCCCTGAGCGGCTCTCCGAAATCGAGGAACGCCGGGCCGCCCTGGCCAAGCTGATCCGCAAATATGCCCCGAGTATCGACGAAGTGCTCGAATGGGCGGCTACTGCGAGGACGCGCCTGGACGAGTTGCAGGATGACTCCAGTCGGATCGAGTCCCTGGATGCTGAAGTGGCCTCTGCGGAGGCAACTCTCCGCAAGCAGGCATCGGCCATCAGCAAGGCCCGCCTCAAAGCGGCCAAGGACCTCTCAGCCCGGGTGAGCGCGGAGCTGAAGGCCTTGGCGATGGCGGACGCCACGTTGGTCATCGAGGTCGATGGCAGCGGCGCGCTGGGCCCGTGGGGCTCCGACGAGATCGCTTTCCTCCTCCAGCCGCACTCAGGCGCCCCGGCACGTCCGTTGGGCAAGGGAGCCTCCGGGGGTGAACTGTCCAGGGTCATGTTGGCCATCGAGGTAGTGCTCGCCGCAGTCGATCCTGTTCCGACGTTCGTCTTCGATGAGGTGGACGCAGGCGTGGGTGGGCGTGCCGCCGTCGAAATCGGACGCCGGCTCGCCATGCTGGCCCGCCACGTCCAGGTCCTGGTGGTAACGCACCTGCCCCAGGTAGCTGCCTTCGCCGATCAGCACATCCGCGTGACAAAAACGTCCGTGCGGGGCGCCGACGGGAAGACGACCACAGGTTTCACCTCCAGTGACGTCCAGCTGCTGAGCGATGACGAGCGCGTCAAGGAACTGGCCCGCATGCTGGCCGGGCAAGAGGACTCTGAGTCCGCGCAGGCGCACGCCCAGGAATTGTTGGACGACGCGAAGCTCCTGCCGCAGCGCGCTTAG
- a CDS encoding NUDIX hydrolase: MPGISETPRTSRQVSDMPSPRRLLSTNKVYEGRIWDVVSDSFQLSEDTDTLVRDYIDHPGAVAVLPMNVDGEILLLKQYRHPVGMDLWEIPAGLLDIEGEDFVVGAARELAEEADLNAATWNVLADFFNSPGSSSEAIRIYLARGLSDVPEADRHTRTDEEAEIELHWVPLEDAVRAVLEGRLHNPSAVVGILAAAAAKADGFTSLRPANAPWPAHPSQR; the protein is encoded by the coding sequence ATGCCCGGTATTTCTGAAACCCCCCGCACTTCAAGGCAGGTTTCGGATATGCCGAGCCCGCGCCGTCTTTTGTCTACCAACAAGGTTTACGAAGGCCGCATTTGGGACGTCGTCAGCGACTCGTTCCAGCTCAGCGAAGACACTGACACCCTGGTTCGCGACTACATCGACCATCCGGGCGCCGTAGCGGTGCTTCCCATGAACGTGGACGGCGAGATCCTGCTGTTGAAGCAGTATCGGCATCCCGTGGGTATGGACCTCTGGGAGATTCCGGCCGGCCTCCTTGATATCGAAGGCGAGGACTTCGTGGTGGGCGCGGCACGGGAGCTGGCAGAAGAAGCTGACCTCAACGCGGCCACGTGGAACGTCCTGGCGGACTTCTTTAACTCGCCGGGCTCGTCCAGTGAGGCCATCCGCATCTATTTGGCACGCGGACTCAGCGATGTCCCGGAAGCGGATCGCCACACCCGCACCGACGAAGAGGCGGAGATCGAGTTGCATTGGGTTCCCCTCGAAGACGCGGTACGGGCTGTGCTCGAGGGCCGCCTCCACAATCCCTCGGCGGTAGTCGGTATCTTGGCTGCTGCTGCCGCGAAAGCTGATGGATTCACCAGCCTTCGTCCTGCCAACGCGCCGTGGCCGGCCCATCCGAGCCAGCGCTGA
- a CDS encoding TlyA family RNA methyltransferase codes for MARLDQELVTRGLARSRTHAAKLISDGKVSSAGTVLAKASIQVNADTELDVEAHLEDIYVSRAGHKLDGALKAFPAVVVSGKRCLDAGASTGGFTDVLLRQGAASVVAVDVGHGQLVPHLRDDVRVDVHEGLNVRYMTPEQIGGPAQLTVADLSFISLTLVVAPLAYCTEPGGDLVLMVKPQFEVGKERLSRTGVVSSENERRRAVAQVARAAVDAGLDLMDLAASPLPGQDGNVEYFLWMKRRMSAVLPKIEERDGDVAALIKKLWPNH; via the coding sequence ATGGCACGTCTCGATCAGGAACTCGTCACCCGTGGGCTGGCGAGGTCCCGTACCCATGCCGCAAAGCTCATCAGCGACGGAAAGGTCAGTTCGGCAGGAACTGTCCTCGCGAAGGCCTCCATCCAAGTAAATGCTGACACTGAATTGGACGTGGAAGCCCATCTGGAGGACATCTACGTCAGCCGCGCCGGGCACAAGCTGGACGGCGCGCTGAAGGCGTTTCCCGCCGTCGTGGTTTCCGGAAAGCGGTGCCTCGACGCCGGTGCCTCCACAGGTGGCTTTACCGATGTCCTGCTCCGGCAGGGAGCGGCAAGTGTGGTGGCGGTGGACGTCGGGCACGGCCAGTTGGTGCCGCACCTCCGTGATGACGTCCGTGTGGACGTCCACGAGGGCCTTAACGTCAGGTACATGACTCCCGAGCAGATAGGTGGTCCGGCGCAGCTGACGGTTGCTGATCTGTCCTTCATTTCTTTGACCCTCGTGGTGGCGCCGCTGGCTTACTGCACTGAACCCGGCGGCGACCTTGTCCTGATGGTCAAGCCGCAGTTCGAAGTGGGCAAGGAGCGGCTGAGCCGAACCGGGGTGGTCTCATCCGAGAATGAACGACGGCGGGCCGTTGCCCAGGTTGCGCGGGCTGCGGTGGACGCGGGGCTGGATCTGATGGACCTCGCGGCCAGTCCGCTTCCGGGCCAGGACGGAAATGTTGAGTACTTCCTGTGGATGAAGCGCAGGATGTCCGCTGTGTTGCCTAAGATCGAAGAGCGTGACGGGGACGTTGCTGCGTTGATCAAGAAACTCTGGCCGAACCACTAG